The Erythrolamprus reginae isolate rEryReg1 chromosome 3, rEryReg1.hap1, whole genome shotgun sequence genome contains a region encoding:
- the LOC139165667 gene encoding gastricsin-like isoform X2 — protein sequence MRQVMKEKGILANKYYDPASKYFNNFAVGDEPLANYMDVSYYGEISIGTPPQKFMVLFDTGSSNLWVSSVYCQSQSCKNHPLFNPSQSSTYSSKGQTFSIQYGSGSLSGVFGYDTVTIQGISITKQEFGLSQTEPGSAFVSAKFDGILGLAYPSLSSGGATTVMQGMIQENLLDAPIFSFYLSRQPSTQDGGSLIFGGIDSSLYTGQINWSPVTEDWYWQIAVEGFLIKNQATNWCSQGCTAIVDTGTSLLTVPGQFFDSLMQDIGAQEVTTGLFVVSCNNVQNMPTITFVINGVHYPLSPSAYTLPFYDGYCQIAISPTYVPSPNGKPLWILGDTFLRSYYSVYDLGNNRVGFATAA from the exons ATGAGGCAAGTGATGAAGGAAAAAGGTATCCTGGCAAACAAATATTATGATCCAGCCAGCAAATATTTCAATAACTTTGCCGTTGGTGATGAGCCCCTTGCTAACTACATGGAT GTGTCCTATTACGGAGAAATCAGtattggaactccaccccagaaatTCATGGTTCTCTTTGACACTGGGTCATCCAATCTCTGGGTGTCGTCCGTCTATTGCCAGAGTCAGTCTTGCA AAAACCACCCATTATTTAATCCCAGTCAGTCTTCCACTTATTCCAGCAAAGGACAAACTTTCAGTATACAGTATGGAAGTGGTAGTCTCAGTGGGGTCTTTGGCTATGACACTGTGACA ATCCAAGGCATTAGTATTACCAAGCAAGAATTTGGCCTAAGTCAAACTGAGCCTGGCAGTGCTTTTGTCTCCGCAAAGTTTGATGGCATCCTGGGTTTGGCctatccctccctttcttctggtGGTGCCACTACTGTAATGCAAGGAATGATCCAGGAGAATCTGCTTGATGCTCCTATTTTCAGCTTTTACCTGAGTCG GCAGCCAAGCACCCAGGATGGTGGTTCACTTATATTCGGAGGAATCGATTCCAGTCTCTACACTGGTCAGATTAACTGGAGTCCAGTCACCGAAGACTGGTATTGGCAAATTGCAGTTGAAGG ATTCCTGATCAAGAACCAGGCCACCAATTGGTGCAGCCAGGGGTGCACGGCGATTGTGGATACTGGAACATCCCTACTCACTGTTCCTGGGCAGTTCTTTGACAGCCTGATGCAAGACATTGGAGCCCAGGAAGTCACCACTGGCCTG TTTGTGGTTAGCTGCAATAACGTTCAGAACATGCCAACCATCACATTTGTCATCAATGGAGTTCATTACCCCCTGAGTCCATCTGCCTATACCCTTCCG TTTTATGATGGCTATTGCCAGATTGCCATATCACCTACTTACGTGCCATCCCCGAATGGGAAACCTTTGTGGATCCTTGGTGATACCTTCCTCCGGTCCTACTACTCCGTGTATGACTTGGGCAACAATCGGGTTGGATTTGCAACAGCAGCCTAA
- the LOC139165667 gene encoding gastricsin-like isoform X1, which yields MPALSPARVKGIPLRKFKSMRQVMKEKGILANKYYDPASKYFNNFAVGDEPLANYMDVSYYGEISIGTPPQKFMVLFDTGSSNLWVSSVYCQSQSCKNHPLFNPSQSSTYSSKGQTFSIQYGSGSLSGVFGYDTVTIQGISITKQEFGLSQTEPGSAFVSAKFDGILGLAYPSLSSGGATTVMQGMIQENLLDAPIFSFYLSRQPSTQDGGSLIFGGIDSSLYTGQINWSPVTEDWYWQIAVEGFLIKNQATNWCSQGCTAIVDTGTSLLTVPGQFFDSLMQDIGAQEVTTGLFVVSCNNVQNMPTITFVINGVHYPLSPSAYTLPFYDGYCQIAISPTYVPSPNGKPLWILGDTFLRSYYSVYDLGNNRVGFATAA from the exons atgccagctctaagtccagctagGGTAAAAGG AATCCCCTTAAGAAAATTCAAGTCCATGAGGCAAGTGATGAAGGAAAAAGGTATCCTGGCAAACAAATATTATGATCCAGCCAGCAAATATTTCAATAACTTTGCCGTTGGTGATGAGCCCCTTGCTAACTACATGGAT GTGTCCTATTACGGAGAAATCAGtattggaactccaccccagaaatTCATGGTTCTCTTTGACACTGGGTCATCCAATCTCTGGGTGTCGTCCGTCTATTGCCAGAGTCAGTCTTGCA AAAACCACCCATTATTTAATCCCAGTCAGTCTTCCACTTATTCCAGCAAAGGACAAACTTTCAGTATACAGTATGGAAGTGGTAGTCTCAGTGGGGTCTTTGGCTATGACACTGTGACA ATCCAAGGCATTAGTATTACCAAGCAAGAATTTGGCCTAAGTCAAACTGAGCCTGGCAGTGCTTTTGTCTCCGCAAAGTTTGATGGCATCCTGGGTTTGGCctatccctccctttcttctggtGGTGCCACTACTGTAATGCAAGGAATGATCCAGGAGAATCTGCTTGATGCTCCTATTTTCAGCTTTTACCTGAGTCG GCAGCCAAGCACCCAGGATGGTGGTTCACTTATATTCGGAGGAATCGATTCCAGTCTCTACACTGGTCAGATTAACTGGAGTCCAGTCACCGAAGACTGGTATTGGCAAATTGCAGTTGAAGG ATTCCTGATCAAGAACCAGGCCACCAATTGGTGCAGCCAGGGGTGCACGGCGATTGTGGATACTGGAACATCCCTACTCACTGTTCCTGGGCAGTTCTTTGACAGCCTGATGCAAGACATTGGAGCCCAGGAAGTCACCACTGGCCTG TTTGTGGTTAGCTGCAATAACGTTCAGAACATGCCAACCATCACATTTGTCATCAATGGAGTTCATTACCCCCTGAGTCCATCTGCCTATACCCTTCCG TTTTATGATGGCTATTGCCAGATTGCCATATCACCTACTTACGTGCCATCCCCGAATGGGAAACCTTTGTGGATCCTTGGTGATACCTTCCTCCGGTCCTACTACTCCGTGTATGACTTGGGCAACAATCGGGTTGGATTTGCAACAGCAGCCTAA